In the Hyla sarda isolate aHylSar1 chromosome 9, aHylSar1.hap1, whole genome shotgun sequence genome, cccagcactgcaaggcagcagtgctaaccactgagccaccatgcagcCCTTAacaagcatggtggctcagtggttagcactgctgccttgcagtgctggggacttgggttcaaatcccactaaggacaacaataaataaaaaataaaataaaaaataaaaatatatatatatatatatatatatatatatatatatatatatcttattattttttttaatggattttTCATACTTATGAGCAATAAATTGATAAAACTAATGCAAACTCAATGCAAGCAGCCAGATCCATAGATCATTGCTTCATTGCTTCCATCCCATTCTAACCAGGTCCAGCTAACACAGCTGCAGCTTTGGTTACAATGTATCGAAGAAGTGTAATTGTAACAAACCTGGCGCCAGTGTCAGCAGGACGCAATCATCATGGGTTCTTAAAGATGGAGTCCCCTTTTAAATGTACTGAATGTAAGAAGTTCAAGAAGGattttatccttaaaggggtactctggtggaaaacattttttttaaatcaactggtgccagaaagtaaaaaagatttacaaatgacttaaaaaaaaaaaaaatctttacccttccagtacattttagcagttgtatgcaacagaggaaattcttttctttttaaatttcttttttgtcttgtccacagtgctctctgctggcaactctgtctgtgtcaggaactgtccagagcagcataggtttgcaatggggattttctcctgctctggacagttcctgatacgggcatcaggtgtcagcagagagcactgtggacaagacaaaagagaaattcaaaaagaaaataatttcctctgtagcatacagctgctaataagtactggaagggtaaagattttttttaatagaagtcatttacaaatctgttttactttctggcatcagttgataaaaaaaaaaataaaatgttttccaccggagcatccCTTTAAATATTTGTATTGGTTCTGTATTGTGAGCACAGTTCTGAAAATGTATTAATACTACTCCTAAATTTTTTCggttttaataaatctgttcCATGAAAAATGAAGGGACAAGGGGAAGATGTCATACATTGAGACGGAGGAATACCTGGCTTTACGTTTCTTACTGGTGGATCCCAAAAAAGCGTTAAAGAAAAAGGGAAGAATGAAGATAAGTGGTGAGAAATATAGTGTAAAAACAGTGTTTTTCcaaaaccagggcgcctccagctgtttcaaaactacaactcccagcatgcccggacagccgaaggctgtccgggcatgctgggagttgtagttttgcaacagctggcagcaccctggttgggaaactctggcaTAAAGACCAATAATAGGAAATGCTGCAATCCTAACATTGTGTGAAATCAGGCCTGACTAGTCGCACACCTATCACATCCAGCCATATTATCGACACCCTACTCAACCTAAATGGTAACATAATAaaatgtttgcaattttttttattttttttcaaatactaAAGATCTCCGCTTACTGTCAGTTAATCAAAACATTCTTGTTTATATATCCGAGGCTTAAAAAAATAACCCTTTTGACCTAGTCCTGCTGACCCAGCTACATGGCTCGGCACATGGCATCACATAGGTCAGCAGAACAAAAGGACAGGTCTCAGCCTCTCCATGTAAACAAGGGGctgtaacactgcatacacttattgcaggcactgttcaatgcattgccataggaatgcattgatcagtgttttctgcgcttgattgctcaagcctggatttcaggctttgagcaatcaaacgccgatcggacagccgagaagaaggTAAAgcacctcccactgtcctctcagatGTTCAGGACGCTGTGATTTCccttcgcggcggtcccgaacagctccgctgagctatccggtatggatttctcccgttttagatgttgcaaccaactttgatcgcggcgtctaaacggttaataccggacatcagcccgatcggcgatgtctggtattagccgcgtgtcctggttgctgatagcaacaggGACCCCTCGGGTACGAAGCGCGCTCGGCTTTtgagcgcgcttcacagatcaggagccggccacggacgtaaatatacgtccctggtcgttaaggggttaaagaaacaggacgcgtttcggcatcaAGCCTTGATGCGGAAACGCGAAGCCAGGAAGGCTtgatgccgaaacgcgtcctgtttctTTAAGGATACCACTATTTGCTTgaagactggtgagtgctgggaccttctTTTTTCACTATGTATTAACTCATCCACGTGCACCACTATATGCAGAAGTGCCGACCACCACTGATTCTCAATTTTAGGATTAAACTTAATTTACATACAATTTTTGGGACGGTATATACACTCACTTTCTCAGCAGCCGGTCTCCATAGATAGGGATGAAGTATGGGAAGAGGTACGGGGCGATGCAGGTGGATACCAGGAGGCAGAAGACGCAGAGGATCAAACTGCGGCATACGCGGCGGAACCAGCTGAAAGTCTACGAGAGAGCGAAGAGGGTTATGTCGGAATCAGAAGAGACTGCGCAAAATGCTATCACAGGGGCACAACAAGCGCCATGGTTACTCTTTCATGCACTGAATTACATAAGATGATGTCTgtagaccagtttttcccaaccagggtgcctccagctgctgcaaaactacaactcccagcaccagggtgcctccagctgctgcaaaactacaactcccagcatgcccggacagccgatggctgtccgggcatgctgggagttgtagttttgcaacagctggaggcaccctggttggacaaCTGTGGCATGAAGACCAATAATAGGAAATGCTGCAATCCTAACATTGTGTGAAATCAGCCCTGACTAGTCGCACACCTATCACATCCAGCTATACTACCGACACCCTGTAGCCGCTGTGTTCCCCACCCAGCCTTTggctatcagggcatgatgggagttatagttttgccacagctgaggagccacaggttggggaatacTGCTTTAGGAGCATCTTGAtcctccagtcccccccccccccccccccctcacccctgacCAAACCTTCTCCAGTTCCCATGTAACAATCCTCACCAGTTTCCGTCCTTTGACAGCTTCCAGGTAACTGGTGAAACTGATCCAAGGGCCAAAGATGACGGTGCCGACGAAATAGACGTATCCCATGAATTCCACCGGAGACGGAATGGAGCGCACGATGCCGCGGTCAACATCGAAGCCCAAAGACACGGCTTTCATGGCCACGATCATCTGCGCACCTACAGCGGGAGGAAAAGACAACAACCATGGAGGCAATGGTCACACCGGGAGGAATGAAGGGGTCAATAGGAGAAAATATACCAACCTCTCATCTTGTGCCAGCTGACTGTGTCCACCATGTGCATCTCCCTGGAAAAAGGAGACCAGAGAGTCACAAAGAGTTAAATAGGTGTCTGCGTGTcctaaatattatatatacactgctggaGCAgaggggtatatagtatatactgctgGAGCAGAGGGGTACATAGTATATACTGCTGGAGCAgaggggtatatagtatatactgctgGAGCAGAGGGGTACATAGTATATACTGCTGGAGCAgaggggtatatagtatatactgctgGAGCAgaggggtatatagtatatactgctgGAGCAGAGgggcatatagtatatactgctgGAGCAGAGGGGTACATAGTATATACTGCTGGAGCAGAGGGGTACATAGTATATACTGCTGGAGCAGAGGGGTACATAGTATATACTGCTGGAGCAGAGGGGTACATAGTATATACTGCTGGAGCAGAGGGGTACATAGTATATACTGCTGGAGCAGAGGGGTACATAGTATATACTGCTGGAGCAGAGGGGTACATAGTATATACTGCTGGAGCAGAGGGGTACATAGTATATACTGCTGGAGCAGAGGGGTACATAGTATATACTGCTGGAGCAGAGGGGTACATAGTATATACTGCTGGAGCAGAGGGGTACATAGTATATACTGCTGGAGCAGAGGGGTACATAGTATATACTGCTGGAGCAGAGGGGTACATAGTATATACTGCTGGAGCAGAGGGATATATAccatgcttaaaaaaataaagtgaaccctgcgataacacatcctagatctgaatgaataaactaatcgtatgaaatcctttcctctttacatagttgaattcgcagacaacaaaatcacacaaaatttaccaatggaaatcaaatgtatgaacccctggaggtctggatatggagtcacactcaaaatcacagtggaaaaccccactacaggctgatccaactttatgtaatgtccttaatacaagtcccaatgaggctcagtagtgtgtgtggcctccacgtgcccgtatgacctccctacaacgcctgggcatgctcctgatgaggtgggggatggtctcctgagggatgtcctcccagacctggactaaagcatccgccaactcctggacagtctgtggtggatggagcgagacgtcccagatgtgctcaatcggattcaggggaacgggcggtcagtccatagcatcaatgccttcctcttgtaggaactgctgacacactccagccacatgaggtctagcattgtcttgtattaagaggaacccagggccaaccgcaccagcatatggtctcacaaggggtcagaggacctcatctcggtacctaatggcagtcaggctacttctggcaagcacatggagggctgtgcggccccctcaaagaaatgccaccccacaccattacttacccaccgccaaaccagtcatgctggaggatgttgcaggcagcagaacgttctccacggcgtctccagactctgtcacatgtgctcagtgtgaacctgctttaatctgcgaagagcacagggcaccagtggtgaatttgccaatcttggtgttctctggtaaacgtcaaacgtcctgcacggtgttgggctgtaagcacaacccccacctgtggacgtcggaccctcataccaccctcatggagtctgtttctgaccatttgagtggacacatgcacatttgtggcctgctggaggtcattttgcagggctctggcagtgctcctccggctccttcttgcacaaaggcggaggtagtggttgccctcctacggcctcctgcacgtctcctgatgtactggcctgtctcctggtagcgcctccatgctctggacactacgctgacagacacagcaaaccttcttgccacagctcgcattgatgtgccatcctggatgagctgcactacctgagccacttgtgtgggttgtagactccgtctcatgctaccactagagtgaaagcaccgccagcattcaaaagtgaccaaaacatcagccaggaagcataggaactgagaagtggtctgtggtcatcacctgcagaaccactcctttattggaggtgtcttgctaattgcctataatttccacctgttgtctgttccatgtggaattgattgtcaatcagtgttcttcctgagtggacagtgggatttcacacaagtgtcattgacttggagttacattgtggtgttacattgtgttgttacattgtgttgtgttgttacattgtgttgtttgtgttccctttatatttttgagcagtgtggtaTATAGGGGCGCATAGTATATATAGAGAACATAATCCAGAAGGAAGGAGCAGAGTTTCCATCTTCTTCCTCTAGACTGTGCGCTGTTTGCATGTAGTGATGTATGTGCACTATGGTACATTATAGGACCGTgtactccaaactgtggacctccagctgttgcaaaactacaactcccagcatgtcaggacaGCTGTatatctacagtttggagaccactactacaAGGCGTAATGGCCGCTCACCCCATCAGGAGATATATGAGGATTGTGATGGACAGCAGGACCCCGCGATGCTGCGAGTGTCGGCACAAGAAGAGCACCAGGTAACACAGCAGGCTCAGGAGGACCACCCAAACCATCTGCAGCTGGAAGAAGTGGTGCAGGCAGAAGAATCCGCCCGCGATGGTGAAGAGGTGCTTCACAGGGGACGGGAGGCCTGTGGGCACAGAGAAGAGACATTCAGGAGATAGTCAGTGGATGCTGTAGCGCCCCCTATATCAAGCCactaaaagaaaaatgtaatcCGTGTATAAGAAGTTCTAATAGACTTTGGCCCAaattgtaaaggggtactccggtggaaaccttttcttttttttttaaatcaactgggccagaaagttaaacagatttgtaaagtacttctattaaaaaatcttaatccttccagtacttattagctgctgaatactacagaggaaattcttttctttttggaacacagagctctctgctgacatcatgaccacagtgctctctgctgacatctctgtccattttaagaactgtccagagtaggagaaaatccccatagaaaacatatgctgctctggacagttcctaaaatggacagagatgtcagcagaaagcactgtgatcatgatgtcagcagagagctctgtgttcccaaaagaaaataatttcctctgtagtattcagcagctaataagtactggaaggattaagattttttaatagaagtcatttacaaatctgttaaactttttagcaccagttgatttaaaaaaaaaaaaaaaaagttttccaccggagtacccatttaacctttccccaatcaaccaatcacagctcagctttaataGATTACCAAGCACTgaaatgaaagctgaactgtgattggttgctatgggaaaattacTCCAAGCTTTTGTCTAGGACAGATTGATAAATTCAGGATTTTGTGGTAAATTCTCTGAATTTTcaatatctctgcttgctgtcagtgactcAAGACCATCGTTTTATGGCTGGAGGCTAAAGACCTGTAGGATAACCTAGGGGACTCTAGGGCAGCCAATAGAATGTCCAGTTTGGAAACTGAccaaggtctccaaactgtggccctccagctgttgcacatatacaactcccagcatgcccaaacagtcaacggccatctgggcatgctgggagttgtagttttgcaacagctggagggccactgaCTTAGAAACTAGGTttaaaaaactgtggacctccagctgttgcaatactaaaacttccagcatgccaggacagctgttggCCATCCGCACATGCTGagatttgtggttttgcaacatctggaggcacactgtttttgGGAAACTCTAAACCTTAGGACAGCTAATGGCAGGTCCAGTctttggtctccaaactttggtcctccagctgttgcaaaactacaattccgggcatgctgggagttgtagttttgcaacagctggtggccccCTTGTTGGGAAAACCCCGCCCTATATAGCCAgctgctatccgggcatgctgggagttgtagttttgcaacacctgtagtTCCACTGACCTAAAACCTAGGTCAtaaaaactgtggtcctccagctgttgcaaaactacaactcccagcatgcccggacagtcaacagcaccctggttgagaaaaccCAGCCCTATATagcccgaaggctgtctgggcatgctgggagttgtagttttgcaacagctggagcgccACTGACTTAGAAACTAGGtctcaaaaactgtggacctccagctgttgcaatactacaactccctgcatgtccaggcatgctgggagatgtaggtctcaaaaactgtgatcctccagctgttgcaaaactacaacttccagcatgcccggacagccgttggctgtgcgggaatgctgggaattgtagttttgcaacagctggaggcgatcTGGTTGAGAAAACCCTGCCCTATATAGCcaaaggctgtacgggcatgctgggagttgtagttttgccacatctggaagtCCCCTGACCCCAGGGCTACTTACCTAGACCCTCCATATtagtgcaaaactacatctcccatcatgccgcCCGTATGTGGTCACCCATTATGCCAGACGTGTTACGTGTCCAGAATGTCGCCCGTAGGATCTTACCGAACCTCCATAGCACCCGGCAGGCCAgacacatgaggagcagcacccaGATCTGCTCCAGCCCCTGCAGAGCGGTGGGAATGACGCAGCCATGGAGGAGCTGCTCGTAGAATTCTCTGCGGCTGAAGGCGGCCATTTTTTTTGGTCCTGGAAATCTGGGGGTTCAGTGGTCCTGACCTCTAGACACAAAAAGAAGATTATTCCATCACATTACACAGAAGGGGGGCAAACAGGAACATGGCATAAGGGGCACATGCATGACccagctgctgcagcacctcttcCTCCGCTGCTCTATGACATTCCTGCccccattctctctctctctctgggtaAGGGGGATGCTCGAATCAATAGTCGTCAGAAGGAACAAATAGGAGCTGAGTATAAGGAAAACCCACCAATCACAGAGCAGGACTGTAACCTACAAGCCAATCAGAGAACACAGACAACCGACCAATCACACAGCAAGTTGCGAGAGGACTGACCAATCACATGCAGGGAGGCCGATAACTATGCCTGTCACAGACCAAAGCAGCAGCAACCAACCAATCACAGGGAGGCATCCGACAGCTCGACCAATCAGAAAGCAGAAAGTCCAGGGGGACGGTCCAAGTTCTCCAATCAGTCAAATAAACGAAGTGAATGACAGATACATTAACCAATCAGATTAAGGAAGAGGC is a window encoding:
- the PORCN gene encoding protein-serine O-palmitoleoyltransferase porcupine isoform X2, yielding MAAFSRREFYEQLLHGCVIPTALQGLEQIWVLLLMCLACRVLWRFGLPSPVKHLFTIAGGFFCLHHFFQLQMVWVVLLSLLCYLVLFLCRHSQHRGVLLSITILIYLLMGEMHMVDTVSWHKMRGAQMIVAMKAVSLGFDVDRGIVRSIPSPVEFMGYVYFVGTVIFGPWISFTSYLEAVKGRKLTFSWFRRVCRSLILCVFCLLVSTCIAPYLFPYFIPIYGDRLLRNKKRKARWLRAYENTSSFHFSNYFVGFLSEVTTVLSGAGFTEEKDHVHWDLSVSRPLNVEIPRSMVDVVTSWNLPMSRWLHTYVFKNAQKLGTFHAIIVTYAASALLHGLSFHLAAVLLSLGFITYVEHVLRKKLAEIFSACILSKKCSVSCAHRNKRGVIVYLLNTLFGIMAVFQLTYLGSLFDTDSEDSMEEEGYGMAHTINKWSQLSWAGHWLTFGCWVFYRLIG
- the PORCN gene encoding protein-serine O-palmitoleoyltransferase porcupine isoform X1 gives rise to the protein MAAFSRREFYEQLLHGCVIPTALQGLEQIWVLLLMCLACRVLWRFGLPSPVKHLFTIAGGFFCLHHFFQLQMVWVVLLSLLCYLVLFLCRHSQHRGVLLSITILIYLLMGEMHMVDTVSWHKMRGAQMIVAMKAVSLGFDVDRGIVRSIPSPVEFMGYVYFVGTVIFGPWISFTSYLEAVKGRKLTFSWFRRVCRSLILCVFCLLVSTCIAPYLFPYFIPIYGDRLLRNKKRKARGLVVRWLRAYENTSSFHFSNYFVGFLSEVTTVLSGAGFTEEKDHVHWDLSVSRPLNVEIPRSMVDVVTSWNLPMSRWLHTYVFKNAQKLGTFHAIIVTYAASALLHGLSFHLAAVLLSLGFITYVEHVLRKKLAEIFSACILSKKCSVSCAHRNKRGVIVYLLNTLFGIMAVFQLTYLGSLFDTDSEDSMEEEGYGMAHTINKWSQLSWAGHWLTFGCWVFYRLIG
- the PORCN gene encoding protein-serine O-palmitoleoyltransferase porcupine isoform X3 — its product is MAAFSRREFYEQLLHGCVIPTALQGLEQIWVLLLMCLACRVLWRFGLPSPVKHLFTIAGGFFCLHHFFQLQMVWVVLLSLLCYLVLFLCRHSQHRGVLLSITILIYLLMGEMHMVDTVSWHKMRGAQMIVAMKAVSLGFDVDRGIVRSIPSPVEFMGYVYFVGTVIFGPWISFTSYLEAVKGRKLTFSWFRRVCRSLILCVFCLLVSTCIAPYLFPYFIPIYGDRLLRKWLRAYENTSSFHFSNYFVGFLSEVTTVLSGAGFTEEKDHVHWDLSVSRPLNVEIPRSMVDVVTSWNLPMSRWLHTYVFKNAQKLGTFHAIIVTYAASALLHGLSFHLAAVLLSLGFITYVEHVLRKKLAEIFSACILSKKCSVSCAHRNKRGVIVYLLNTLFGIMAVFQLTYLGSLFDTDSEDSMEEEGYGMAHTINKWSQLSWAGHWLTFGCWVFYRLIG